Sequence from the Thermocaproicibacter melissae genome:
ATTCGGTAACCGCCGACCGAAGTACCGATACCCATGACCAGTGAGCAAAGAAGCATAATCCAGAAATCAATATGAACGGTCTGTGGAACCGGCTGGTCTTTTGCCAGCAAAAGGACAAGGACAAAAACGCCCATGAATTTCTGACCGTCCTGCGCCCCGTGGCTTGTTGCCATCAGTGCGGCAGATGCAATCTGCCCGACGGAAAATATGCGGTTGGCACGGGCCCTTTTTACGTTGCGAAAAAGGAATCTAACCAGCTTTGTGACAAGATAGGCGGCTGCGAAGCCGACGACAGTTGAAATGAAAATTCCCCATAATACTTTTGCGAATGGGTCCCATTCAAATGCGGAAATGCCTCTGTAGGCAATACCGGCACCCATCAGGCTGGCGATCAGCGCATGGCTTTCACTGGTCGGTATGCCGAATTTCCAAGCTGATACGGACCAGATTACAATAGAAAGCTGTGCTGCACAGATGACAATCAGCGGATTAGATCCGGTGCCGACGTTTACCAAGTTTGCAATGGTACTGGCAACAGCCGAGCCGAAACACATAATGCCAACCAGATTAAAGACTGCAGCCATTGCGATGGCTGTACGCGCAGATAAGACTTTTGTGGAAACTACCGTAGCGATTGCGTTCGGAGCATCTGTCCATCCGTTCACAAATATGGACGCACAGACTAGGAACAACGCGAAGGGAAGAATCATCATAAACAGCCTCTCTTTTTTTCGATAGGATTCCCTTTTTAGCCCTAATATAGTATCGAAAAGATTGGGATAATCAATTTTACCGTAAAAATATGAAAATTTTATTCTTATCATAATAAAAATGCCTTGCGATGTCAAAATAATAGTCCTGTTTTCATTGAAAAAGCCGGCAGCTGTTATACTGCCGGCTTAATATGATAGAGAATGGTTGAAAAGGGTGGTATAGCATACAAGACCAGCCCATTGAATACTCTGTATGGGATATTTATGGGGGTGTTGTGATGGGCTATTATGTAAAAACGGCATCGAATGTAAAAATCTATGTGGAAGATTTGAATCCGGAAGGAAATAAAACCATATTATTCGTTCACGGTTGGCCCGGAAATCATAATTTGTTTGAATACCAATTCAATGAATTGCCGAAATTGGGGTATCGATGCATCGGCATCGATTGCCGGGGATTTGGATTGTCCGATAAGCCTTGGAGTGGTTACGATTACGACACGCTCGCAGATGATATTAAATCTGTAATCGATGCGCTGGGTTTAAAGAATATTACACTTGGCGGCCATTCGACCGGCGGCGCAATCTGCATCCGCTATATGGCCAGATACAACGGGTACGGCGTGTCAAAACTCGCTCTTTTCGCGGCAGCAGCACCTAGCCTTATTCAACGTCCATATTTTCCATACGGATTAAAAAAGCAGGATGTGTTGGATATCATTCAGAATACATATCATGACCGACCCAATATGCTTCGTGAATTCGGCAAGAAAATATTTTTTCGATATGTGACGGATGCTTTCTCCGATTGGATATTCCAATTGGGTTTGCAAGCTGCAAGCTGGGCGACGATAGCCATTGCAAACTCATGGATAAAGGAAGAAGGCCTGTTTCAGGATATGAAATCCATCAAGGTTCCAACGTTAATCTTACATGGCCTTGACGATGAAGTATGTTTGTTCCAACTGGCGATTGCTCAGCGGGACGGTATCAGCGGTGCAAAGCTTGTACCGATTGAAGCGTGTGGGCATTTCCTTTTTTACGACCAAAAAGAGATTTTTAATCGAGAGCTGGTCAAATTCACCGAGTAAGAATCGGAACACCTTTTAATCGACAAACAGACTGTCTTCCAGTTCTTTAATCCTTTTTTCGCGCTTTTCAGTTTCTCCTTTATCGACCATAACCGTAATCACATCCCCTTCTTTTGCTTCACTGGGGATGGCAGACCGAGGAATGTTCACAAAGGTTTCATTCTCTAATTCAACCACGGCGAAATTGCCTTCGAATCGATCAATCGTGTATTGCATAATATCCTCCTCATGTCAGCGGATTAACTCTGTATGCTTCGCGGCCGTTAAGGTGCGTTCTGTTTGATGCTGGATGCCTTTTTATTGACCGTAATCGTCTTGGAGTCTGAAGTAAAAACAATTGTTCCATCCTTGTCTGTTCGATAAATTGTTGCGCCGATATTTTGCAGTCTCGTTAGTGCTGCGCTCGTCGGATGGCCGTAGCTGTTTCCGGCACCTACTTCAATCACGGCATATTTGGGCTTTACCTTGTTCAAAAATGATTGAGATGTGGAAGTCTTGCTGCCGTGGTGGCCTACCTTGAGCACATCTGCTTTCACATCTGCGGTAATCTGCCTTTCGGATTCTTCTCCTGCATCGCCCATAAACAAGAATTTGTTGTTGCCATAGGTCACTTTGATAACGGCGGAATATTCATTCAAGTCATCGCCGGTTATATAAACAGGTGCCATAATATCAATATTAAGGTTACCAACCTTCACAATATTGACTCCGGCTTTTGCTGTATGGATTTTAAGTCCCTTATTTTGAATGGCGACAAGAAGTTTCTCGTAGGTCTTGGTATTGGTGGATTTCTTCGGCATATAAATTTTACCGATATTCAGTTTGCTTACAACCGTTGCCATACCGCCGATATGATCTGCATGGGGGTGTGTCGCAATTAAATAATCGATTTTATTATAGCCCAGAGCTTTAATATAGCTTACAATTTGAGTCCCATTATCGGAATTTCCGGCGTCGATCAGCATCGTCTGCTTATTTGGAAGTTCGAGAAATTCCGAATCACCTTGACCTACATCCATGTAGTGGACTTTGAGCTTTGCACCGCTTGACGGTGCAGGGGAGGAAGAACGGTTTACTTGCGGTACGGCGGATGACGCTAAGGAAGTAGTCGTTGCATTAGAGGAAGATCCTGCTGTGGAAGGTGAATCGGAAGACGCTGTTATAGAAGAACTTGGGGTTGAAGAAACAGTTGCCGCCATACTAGAAGCAAACTGTGTAGATGATGTCGATTGAGGCGATGTTGCTGCAGACACCATTGTAGTAACCAATGGAAGCACTACAGCGGCAATCGCCATTGTTTTTGTTATTTCAAATTTCCTGTTGCTTAGGAAGTCTTGAAATTTTGGGTTAAAAAGCAGAGCGGGGATGATAAAAAACAAGAGCCCCCAGCTTGCCGGCAACGAGAATAACCCAATCAATGCCATAAATCCGCAAAGTACAGATATAATCCATAAACCTGCCTTTTTCACACTAATATACCTCCCTTGCCAATAGTAGAATTATGCCAGTATTTGCATGAAAAATGAGGGCGACGGTGTCGTTCTTCAGATAAATTAAACTTGTGCGTTGTCTTGGCAAAAAATAATCCCATCGGAAATCAATCCGATGGGATTTAAATTTATATATCAAGACGCGAGATAAAACCATTGATCGAAAATTCGATAAGCAATAAGCCTATAAACGATATAGCAACTTAGAAAGCCTTATTGTTGCAGTGTGTTTTCCAGCAGAGAAATTAATTCATTGGAAAATTCAGTCCCTGTTTTGATCATAGCTATCGCTTCCCCCATTTTATAAGCACGTTGGCCGTCGGGACGCTCAGATGTTATTACATCAATCGTATCGGCAATCATTACAATCTTGCTGCTCTGAGATATTTTATTTTCCTTGATTCCTTTTGGATATCCGCTTCCGTCAAGTCGCTCGTGATGCTGCAAAATGATGTCGGTGCATTCTTTTGGAAGGCCATATGATTTAACGGAACTTAGGCCCAATTCACAGTGTTGGTAGAACAAAAGCTGTTCTGTCTTGTTGAAGGGTTCCGTCCTTTCTATCATGGATTTTGGAAGCAGCAGCATGCCTACAGATAACGTATAATAAGTTTCGCAAAATTAATTGAAGCAAAAAAGTAGACATAGTCGATTGCCGTCGGTAAAATAAAGTTACCATACAAAATCTACCAAGGAGGCAATAAACTATGTCTGATAATATTATACAACTAAACGAAGACCTGATAAAGAATAATCTTAAAGATCTTGTCCGTAGTAGTGTGGAAGAAACACTGAATGCACTACTCGACCATGAAGCTGATGAGCTTGTTAATGCCGAGCGATATGAACGCTCTGGCGACCGAAAGGGGTATCGCTCCGGCCATTATGAGCGAAACTTTTCTACGACATCCGGAAATGTAAAACTCAGGGTTCCAAAGCTGAAGGGTATCCAGTTTGAGACAGCCATTATTGAACGCTACAAACGGCGGGAATGCTCTGTAGAAGAAGCGCTGATTGAGATGTATCTCGCAGGTGTTTCAGTACGCCGTGTGGAAGATATCACTGAGGCTCTCTGGGGTACAAAGGTGTCTCCGGGAACAATTAGTAATCTTAACAAAAAAGCCTATGGACATATTGAACAATGGCGTCAACGTCCTCTTTTAGAGGAGTATCCGTACGTTTATGTTGATGGTATTTATCTCAAGCGCAGTTGGGGTGGCGAAATACAGAATGTGTCTGTACTCGTTGCCATTGGCGTAAACCGTCATGGATATCGAGAAATCATTGGCGCTGCGGAAGGTATGAAGGAAGATAAAGAAAGTTGGAAAAACTTCTTTGTCGGCCTAAAAGAACGCGGATTAAAGGGCGTTCGCCTTATTATTGGAGATAAGTGTCTTGGAATGTTAGAAACCATTCCAGAAGTCTTCCCCGATGCCAAATATCAACGTTGTACCGTTCACTTTTATCGCAATATCTTTCGTGTTACACCGAAAAACAAAATGCGCTCAGTCACGTTAATGCTCAAAGCAATTCATGCCCAGGAAAGTAAAGAAGCTGCCCGCGAAAAAGCTGCTTCAGTTGCAGCTAAACTTCGTGAAATGAAATTGTCTGCGGCAGCTAAAAAGGTCGAAGAAAGTGTTGATGAAACTCTAACTTACATGGACTTTCCAACAGAGCACTGGACCAGAATTCGTACGAATAATGTAACCGAACGCATCAATCGAGAGATTAAACGCCGAACGAAAGCAATTGGTGCTTTCCCGGATGGCAATAGTGCTTTGATGCTGGTCTGTGCACGACTTCGTTATGTGGCAGCTTCTGCATGGGGAACGAAGCGTTATCTCAACATGGAGCACCTATTCCAGATGGAACTGATGCAACAACATTCTGCCAGCTAGCTACTGGCAAACTGACGGCATAGATGGATTTTGCGAAATTTTCTTGACACGGCCTGCCTACATCATGCAGTAATGAACCCAATCCGAGGTGGAACAGCTTTTTGTCGTTATATTCTAATTTATCAGCGATAATCAGCGACATCAAAGCAACATCAATGGAATGTGTATATAACCAGCCAAGATAGTTCGCCAAGGTATTGATGTATATCCACCAGGGTTCTTTTTTCGATTCAAATAATATCTTTGTTAATACCTTATTTGGTGTTTCAAGAATGTGTTTATTTGCAATATGTTTTCTTGCACCAAAGGAATTTAATATCTCTTTTGTGATAGAATCTTTTTGAGCGTTGTCAAAAATTTTGCCATTGTAAATTTCACCATTTTCATCTATTACTATTGAGTCGCTTAATCTTTTTAATTTTTTGATGATATCAACGTTTACTTTTTATTTTTCTTCAGTAGCAATACTCCGTTATCATCAATGATATCTTCTTTTGTAACGTATTCAGGCATGTAAATTCTCCTAACTATACAGATTTTTTGCTTTGACGATTCGTACGTTGAGCAGCCCTGGAGTATATTAGCAAAAAATAGCAAAATAAGAGCTATGGTACTTATTCCCAAAGTTTTTTATTAAAACATATTTTTGAATAGACCATCGCCCCGTGCCATGGCAATGTATATTATCGCTGCTAAATTAATTATAATAAATGCATAAATTTAGTCAAGATACTATAATTATTTAATTATTGTTGATAACTTTTATACAATATGCATATATATTTTCTATTTAGCGAGTTCTAATAGTGGAAATTCCATATAGAACACAGAACCTCCCAGCTGATGCCGGGGGGACCGTTTTCATTGAGAATCATTTTTTTTCGCGAAGTGAGGCAACGGCTTCTACGGCGGCGTCAATCCACGGAGCTGCAACGTCTTCCGCCTGTCCGTTATCGCACTTCTTAGCGATTTCGGGGTCAATTGGAATACGGCCAAGAACTTTCAAACCGAATTTCTGGGCGGTTTCGTTTAGGTGGCTTTTCCCAAAAACATTAATTTCTTTCCCGCAGTCAGGGCATTTTACATAGCTCATGTTTTCAATGAGGCCGATAATCGGAATATTCATCATCTTTGCCATGTTGACCGCTTTCGCCACAATCATAGAGACAAGCTCCTGAGGGGAAGTAACAATGACAATGCCATCTACCGGAATGGATTGAAATACGGTCAGCGGCACATCACCGGTGCCTGGTGGCATATCGACGAACAGATAATCTACATCCTTCCAGACAACATCTGTCCAGAACTGTTTCACGATGTTCGCAATGATCGGCCCGCGCCAGACGACAGGCGCATTCTCGTCGTTAAGAAGCAGGTTGACGGAAACGACGTCGATGCCGCCTTTTGTTGCAACAGGGTACATTCCGTTCTCGTTGCCCATTACTTTGCCATGCAGGCCAAACATTTTCGGAATGGACGGGCCGGTGATGTCAGCGTCCAGAATACCGGCATGAAAGCCGCGGCGGCTCATAGCCGCAGCAAGCATAGAGGTAACAAGGCTTTTGCCGACGCCTCCTTTGCCGCTTACAATGCCGATTACGTGCCCTATTTTGCTGAGTTTGTTCGGCTTTTCCAAAAAATCTGCGGGGTTACGTTTCCGCGAAGGGCAGTTCTTCCCGCACGAAGAACAGTCATGGGTACAGGTTTCTTCACTCATCGGAATTCTCCTTATAAAACGAATTTATCATATTTGCATTCTCGCGTTCATGCGTCACTCAAAACTCCATTTTCAGGCTGCGCAGAAAAAGGGCAGAAAGCACTTGTTCGGGGTCCTTTTTCTCGTTCACAACGGCATTGACCGCATTGGTGATAGGAAGCTCCACGTTGTATCGCTTGCCGAGCAGGAGCAAAGCGGACGTCGTAGCAACTCCTTCTGCTAATTCATCGTAAGGCTCGCCGCGTACCATCAATTCACCGAATTTTCGGTTGTGGCTGTAAGGGGAGAATACTGTTGCTTCATAATCTCCCAGATGCGCCAAACCGTAAGCAGAAATCTCATTTCCGCCCATTGCCTTAATGAGCCGTGCGATTTCACGCGTCCCGCGCGACATAAGCGCACCCTTGAGCGCTGCTTTATTAAGCCCGTCCAACATTCCTGCGGCAATGCCAATCACGTTTTTTGAAGCTGCTCCAATTTCGTTCCCGAGCAAATCATGGCCGTAATAAAAGCGGATTAGGTTACTGGAAAACGCGTTCACGAGCTCTGTTTTCAGTTCTTCGCTTTTGCTGTCGATTACCATGCAGTTCGGGATTCCTTTGGTAAAATCCTGCACATGGCCCGGGCCGACCCAAATAGCAACCGGTGTTTCCGGAGAATATTCTTCAAAAATCTCAGTCAAACGTTTTCCGGAACCGGATTCCAGTCCCTTCATGCAAAGAACAACCCGTTTGCCGGAAAGGTCATGTTTCGCAAGCTCACACATCAGCCCGCGGAAGTTTTGTACGCCAATCGAGATAACCAGAATTTCCGCGGTCTTAACAGCATTCCCCAAATCGGAAGTAAGCGAGACTTCGGGTTTCAGCGTTACAAGACCGTTTGTCCGTGTTTCGGCAAGCTGTGAAAATTTTTGGGAACCTTGACGCCCGTAAAGTGTAATCTCGTGGCCGATACGCGAGAGGTACCATGCGAGAAACGTACCCCAGCGGCCGCACCCGATAACACTGATTCGCACGTTGAATGTCTCCTTTCAGCTTCCTTTTATGCTGTCCTCATAGCAATACGGCAGGCTTCTTTGGCGTCCTCTAAGGTGTCTGCAGCGGCGAGGAATCTTCCGCGGTGGCAGAACCGCAGAGTTTTCAGCCCGGAAGATGCCTGAAGTTCCTCACTTTCTTTTCCGGCCCATTCTAAGGGGAACGGACATTTTACACCCTCACCGTCCAGCGTTTCCGGAATCGCTTGGGCATTGTATCCGCCGCGCTGTGACGGATAGACGACAAATTTCGCAGGGGATGGAACGAGAACTGTTTTCCACGGCGCAAAATGCGGCAGAACAACAATGCCATCTTCCGATTTTTCCAAAGCCTCTGTGACGAATGATTTGGCCCGCGATTCACTGAACATCCCTTCTAATTTTCTGTGAAGAATGGCGGAAGCGAATTCTACAGCTTGCGCGAAGCAGACGTCTGGATCCTCATCGGAGTCCCAGACTGGGTTGAACGATGCAATTGCCCCGGCGAGCTGGTTGCCGCAGCCGGTGTTGTCATCTTCGTCGAGCGGCTGAACGAATTTTTCGTCAAAATGAGCCGCAGCTTTTGCCGCATCTTCTGGGCTGCATCCTTTCAGAAGGAGCTGTTCGCCGAATTCGCGCCAGAGAAGGCCGAATGCTGCATAGGGAACACCGTTTTCGCGGATTTCCGCATCAGCCTGGTGGTGGTCGAACCGCCCATGACCGATGTCAAAAGCCATGCCAGTAAAGCCTTCCGGAACGGCTGCAACACGCTTGATGATAATGTCGGGTTTGACGATTTTCAGAAGCGCAGCCCCAAAAACATCATCGGCGTGGAATTTACCGTTGTGTGTAAAAGCAATATTGCCTAATTCCAATCTTGTGACCCTCTTTTTCTAAAATTGCCAAACCTTTATTCAATTATCATAGCACAATCGTTCTGGAAAGAAAAGTTTTGTTACATCTTCCTCTGGAAAATCCGGAATATTCGTGCGAAACTGAGAAAAGTGAAACAAAAGAGCAAATGACTTGATTCCGTTAAAAGCCTCCGGCACCGAGCAGAATAATTCCCGCGGTAGCGGCAAAGATGGCAAGGTACTGTTTCAGCGTAAGTTTTTCTTTGAGAAAAAGCCTTGCCCACAGAACGGAAAAGACGCAGTAAGAGGAAATCAGCGGAGCCGCAACAATGGCGTTGTCGCCCAGCGCATAAATGTATGCAAACTGGCCTGCGGTTTCGCAGATTCCGGCCACAAACTTCGGCTTTTCTTTGGATAAGACTATTTTCTGCTTTTTGATGACAAGCAGGTAGAACAGAGCAACAAAGGCAAGGAACAGGAAAGTAAACTCATAGGCAATGTTGGCCGAGTCTTCCTGAATATATTTGTCCAGCACAAGAGCATCGCTAAATGTTCCAAGTCCGTCAATGAAACAGTAGAAAATGGGGAAGAACAGCGCAATGAAGCTGGAGGTGTATTTTTTGTCCGGAACGATGCCTTGGAGCCGACGTTCTTCATCTGCCTGCTTCTTCTCAAGAACGGAGAGAGAGAAGATGCCGATGGAAATCAGCGCCACTGCAATAAACTGAAGCAGCTCCATGGTCTGATGCAGAAAGATGAAACAGAGCAGTGCGGCAACGGCGCCGGAAGAATTGCAGATCGGTGTAGACTCAGACAGAACCACATAGCGAAGGCCAACGTAACCGAGAATCATTGCGAGAATATAAAGCGCAGAGACCGGAAGATAAATAAAAATATCCTGGATTCCGAACGGTGTCCCCGTACATACCTGAACGATTGCATGGATTCCCATGATAAGGCCGACTGCAATAACCATTTTCCAATGGCTGTATTTATCGTCCGGTTTGGAACCGATTTTCGAGAAAAGATCCGAACCGCTCCAAAAGAGAATAGCAACAAGGGAAAGCCAAAACCACATACATTTTAACTCCTGTAAATTTTATTCACTGATTTTGTCCTGCGGCAGAAGCAGGGAAGGGCATAAAAACAGCCTCCGGGTAAACAGACTTGTCTGGTCCGCCGGAGGCCGGCAGCGCTGGCTTCAAGTATTACTTAATCAAGCTGTTCCGTAAAGAATCGAAAAGCGTTTTCCCAGAAGATTCGATCGGCGATTTCTTTGCCGAATTCTTTTTCCAAAAGGTGATACAAAATCCCCATTTCGTCGACAGCGTGAATTCCGCTTGCCATCACGCAGCCGTCAAGGTCGGAGCCAACAGCAAGCACAGATTCGCCGCCGAGGTTCAGAAAATGGTCTACATGACGAAGAACGTCTTCTGCTTTCGGGTCGCGCGGAGCAAGGAATTTTCCGCAGAGGTTAATGCCGACTAGTCCATTCCTCTCGATGATTACGCGAAACTGGTCATCTGTCAGGTTCCGCTGATGCGGGCAGACGGATTTCGCATCGGAGTGTGAAGCTACAAACGGCTTGCTGGTCCTGTGTGCGACGTCCCAGAAGCCTTTTTCCGAGAGATGGGAAACGTCTATGATGATGTTGAGTTTTTCCATTTCACGAATCAAGTCGAACCCGAACGGCGTCAGACCTCCGGCGTTCGGCACGCCGCAGCCGTCGCCGGCTTCACAGTGTCCGTTCCAAGTAAGTGTAATGAGGCAGACGCCGAGCTGTTTTGCATCGTAGAGATGTTCCAGATTGCCGGCAAGCGCACCGGCGCCTTCAATGGAAAGCAAGGTTGCACGCTTTCCCGCCGCAGCAGCTTCCTTGAGGTCTTTGCGTGTGCGGCAGAAAACTGTGGAGCTGCTGTTTTTCTGCACCTGTTCGTGAAAGAATTCCGCTACGTCGTGGAAACCGTTGTAAGCGGCTTCACCGCGTTGTTCATCCGGAGTCCAGACCGCAAACACCTGTGCCCAGCTTTGGTAGGCAGCCGTACGCTCAAGGTCCAGTGCCAGATTATTCTTTGCCAGTTCACGGTGGGCTTTGTAACATTCCGTAATCGTGTCGCAGTGCAGATCGAAATAATTCATGAAGATCCCTCAAGTATGTAAATTTTGCCGGGTTCTTGGTATTATTCTATTCTGCACGTAGCCGCGAAATGATACCCGGCAGGACTTTCAAAACTTCCGTTACGTCAGCTTCCGTGTTTTCTTCGCCCAGTGTCAGACGCAGGGAACTGCGCGCGGCTTCTTCGGAATATCCCATGGCAAGAAGCACATGAGAAGGCTCCAGTGCTCCTGCCGAGCAGGCCGAACCGGAGGAAGCGCAGATTCCGCTGCGGTCAAGCAGAAAAACAATTGCCTCGCCGGACGCGCCTTCAAACAGGAAAGAAGCATTCCCCGGCAAACGGTTCTTCGGGTCGCCCGTCAGTATGGCACCCGGAATTTGAAGAACGCCGCGAATTAAACGGTCGCGCAGGGCGGCAATGCGGGATGCGTTTTCCTCCATGCGCCGGCAGGATTCTTCGAGGGCGGCAGCCATTCCGACTGCGCCGGCCACGTTTTCGGTTCCGGCACGCAGGCCGCGTTCCTGTCCGCCGCCAAGCTGTCCCGGGCCAGCCCGAATCCCGCGCCGCAGATATAGTCCTCCGATGCCTTTCGGCCCGCCGAATTTGTGCGCGGAAAACGACATCATGTCGATTCCGAGTTTTTCAACATTGATGGGAATGTGTCCTGCCGCCTGCACAGCGTCGGTGTGAAACCATGCGCCTACTTCATGTGCTGTGGATGCCAGCTCCGCAATCGGCATGATGGTACCGACTTCATTGTTCGCCATCATGACGCTTACAAGCGCCGTTTTCTCGTCGGCTTCTTTGCGCAGTGTTTCAGGAAGTACACGGCAGGAGCGGTCAACGGGGAGGAGCGAAAGCTCAAATCCGCGGCGCTGCATTTCTTGCGCAGGCTTCAAAACGGCATGGTGCTCCACGGAAGAAACCACGAGTCTTTTGCGCTTATCACCGAATTCTTCCGCTGCGCGAATTACCCAGTTGTCAGATTCCGTCCCGCCTGAGGTGAAATAGATTTCATCGGGATGCGCACCGAACAAAGATGCTATTTTTTCCCGCGCATTGTCAAGGGCGGTGCGTGCTTTTCTTCCGGGCTGGTAAATGGAAGATGGATTCCCGAACTCCTCTGTCAGGTAGGGCATCATCGCCTCTAGCGCGCAGCGCGAAAGCGGCGTTGTTGCCGCATGGTCAAGGTAAATCAATTCTGGCATGGTTCCGTAAAACTTCTTTCTTCCAAGTCTTGCTTTGCAATCGTTCCGCCGCCGAGTACCATGTCTCCGCTGTAAAACACAGCGGCCTGACCCGGCGTTATAGCTCTCTGGGGTTCCTCAAACTGAACTCGGACGTTTCCTCCTTGGGCAGGATACAGCGTGGCGGGCGCTTCCGTCTGGCTGTAACGAATCTTCACGCCTGCCTTTATCGGCTGTGTCAGCTTTTCTGCGAAAAATAGATTAACATTTTCTACTAAGCAGCTGTCGCGAAACA
This genomic interval carries:
- a CDS encoding inorganic phosphate transporter; its protein translation is MMILPFALFLVCASIFVNGWTDAPNAIATVVSTKVLSARTAIAMAAVFNLVGIMCFGSAVASTIANLVNVGTGSNPLIVICAAQLSIVIWSVSAWKFGIPTSESHALIASLMGAGIAYRGISAFEWDPFAKVLWGIFISTVVGFAAAYLVTKLVRFLFRNVKRARANRIFSVGQIASAALMATSHGAQDGQKFMGVFVLVLLLAKDQPVPQTVHIDFWIMLLCSLVMGIGTSVGGYRIIKTMGVDMVKLEKYQGFSAELVASVCMLVTTVQSGIPLSTTNTKGSAMMGAGASRRFSDVNWGIAKEMVAAWVLTFPACIIIGFLMTKLFVLISTLF
- a CDS encoding ComEC/Rec2 family competence protein produces the protein MKKAGLWIISVLCGFMALIGLFSLPASWGLLFFIIPALLFNPKFQDFLSNRKFEITKTMAIAAVVLPLVTTMVSAATSPQSTSSTQFASSMAATVSSTPSSSITASSDSPSTAGSSSNATTTSLASSAVPQVNRSSSPAPSSGAKLKVHYMDVGQGDSEFLELPNKQTMLIDAGNSDNGTQIVSYIKALGYNKIDYLIATHPHADHIGGMATVVSKLNIGKIYMPKKSTNTKTYEKLLVAIQNKGLKIHTAKAGVNIVKVGNLNIDIMAPVYITGDDLNEYSAVIKVTYGNNKFLFMGDAGEESERQITADVKADVLKVGHHGSKTSTSQSFLNKVKPKYAVIEVGAGNSYGHPTSAALTRLQNIGATIYRTDKDGTIVFTSDSKTITVNKKASSIKQNAP
- a CDS encoding HD-GYP domain-containing protein, with translation MLLLPKSMIERTEPFNKTEQLLFYQHCELGLSSVKSYGLPKECTDIILQHHERLDGSGYPKGIKENKISQSSKIVMIADTIDVITSERPDGQRAYKMGEAIAMIKTGTEFSNELISLLENTLQQ
- a CDS encoding MYG1 family protein — protein: MELGNIAFTHNGKFHADDVFGAALLKIVKPDIIIKRVAAVPEGFTGMAFDIGHGRFDHHQADAEIRENGVPYAAFGLLWREFGEQLLLKGCSPEDAAKAAAHFDEKFVQPLDEDDNTGCGNQLAGAIASFNPVWDSDEDPDVCFAQAVEFASAILHRKLEGMFSESRAKSFVTEALEKSEDGIVVLPHFAPWKTVLVPSPAKFVVYPSQRGGYNAQAIPETLDGEGVKCPFPLEWAGKESEELQASSGLKTLRFCHRGRFLAAADTLEDAKEACRIAMRTA
- a CDS encoding DUF3006 domain-containing protein, with the protein product MQYTIDRFEGNFAVVELENETFVNIPRSAIPSEAKEGDVITVMVDKGETEKREKRIKELEDSLFVD
- a CDS encoding alpha/beta fold hydrolase, encoding MGYYVKTASNVKIYVEDLNPEGNKTILFVHGWPGNHNLFEYQFNELPKLGYRCIGIDCRGFGLSDKPWSGYDYDTLADDIKSVIDALGLKNITLGGHSTGGAICIRYMARYNGYGVSKLALFAAAAPSLIQRPYFPYGLKKQDVLDIIQNTYHDRPNMLREFGKKIFFRYVTDAFSDWIFQLGLQAASWATIAIANSWIKEEGLFQDMKSIKVPTLILHGLDDEVCLFQLAIAQRDGISGAKLVPIEACGHFLFYDQKEIFNRELVKFTE
- a CDS encoding EamA family transporter; translated protein: MWFWLSLVAILFWSGSDLFSKIGSKPDDKYSHWKMVIAVGLIMGIHAIVQVCTGTPFGIQDIFIYLPVSALYILAMILGYVGLRYVVLSESTPICNSSGAVAALLCFIFLHQTMELLQFIAVALISIGIFSLSVLEKKQADEERRLQGIVPDKKYTSSFIALFFPIFYCFIDGLGTFSDALVLDKYIQEDSANIAYEFTFLFLAFVALFYLLVIKKQKIVLSKEKPKFVAGICETAGQFAYIYALGDNAIVAAPLISSYCVFSVLWARLFLKEKLTLKQYLAIFAATAGIILLGAGGF
- a CDS encoding NAD(P)H-dependent glycerol-3-phosphate dehydrogenase is translated as MRISVIGCGRWGTFLAWYLSRIGHEITLYGRQGSQKFSQLAETRTNGLVTLKPEVSLTSDLGNAVKTAEILVISIGVQNFRGLMCELAKHDLSGKRVVLCMKGLESGSGKRLTEIFEEYSPETPVAIWVGPGHVQDFTKGIPNCMVIDSKSEELKTELVNAFSSNLIRFYYGHDLLGNEIGAASKNVIGIAAGMLDGLNKAALKGALMSRGTREIARLIKAMGGNEISAYGLAHLGDYEATVFSPYSHNRKFGELMVRGEPYDELAEGVATTSALLLLGKRYNVELPITNAVNAVVNEKKDPEQVLSALFLRSLKMEF
- a CDS encoding IS256 family transposase, with the protein product MSDNIIQLNEDLIKNNLKDLVRSSVEETLNALLDHEADELVNAERYERSGDRKGYRSGHYERNFSTTSGNVKLRVPKLKGIQFETAIIERYKRRECSVEEALIEMYLAGVSVRRVEDITEALWGTKVSPGTISNLNKKAYGHIEQWRQRPLLEEYPYVYVDGIYLKRSWGGEIQNVSVLVAIGVNRHGYREIIGAAEGMKEDKESWKNFFVGLKERGLKGVRLIIGDKCLGMLETIPEVFPDAKYQRCTVHFYRNIFRVTPKNKMRSVTLMLKAIHAQESKEAAREKAASVAAKLREMKLSAAAKKVEESVDETLTYMDFPTEHWTRIRTNNVTERINREIKRRTKAIGAFPDGNSALMLVCARLRYVAASAWGTKRYLNMEHLFQMELMQQHSAS
- a CDS encoding Mrp/NBP35 family ATP-binding protein — encoded protein: MSEETCTHDCSSCGKNCPSRKRNPADFLEKPNKLSKIGHVIGIVSGKGGVGKSLVTSMLAAAMSRRGFHAGILDADITGPSIPKMFGLHGKVMGNENGMYPVATKGGIDVVSVNLLLNDENAPVVWRGPIIANIVKQFWTDVVWKDVDYLFVDMPPGTGDVPLTVFQSIPVDGIVIVTSPQELVSMIVAKAVNMAKMMNIPIIGLIENMSYVKCPDCGKEINVFGKSHLNETAQKFGLKVLGRIPIDPEIAKKCDNGQAEDVAAPWIDAAVEAVASLREKK